The following DNA comes from Acholeplasma equirhinis.
TTTTGGTCGTGCACAAGATGCAGAACCTGGAGCAGTTGAATATGTTTTATTATCTTATGAAATTAATTGGACGAATGATGAAGATTCAGCCATCATTCCTGAAGGAACCTCGTTTGATTTAATTGTTCAAATTGACAATGTCACACCGAACAATCAGTTACTTGCATCACTGTTGAATATAAGTTATCAGGTTGGGGGATCAGAACCGATCGGTTTAACCGGTGAGTCTGTTCTTGATAACTTACAGGGGACAATAGTTATCAATGGTGATGCAGTAATGGTCTATGTTTTAGTTACTCTAACTAATCCAGAATCAATTAGTGATTACGATCAAATTGTTGGTGAAATTATTATTTTTGATGTTATCTTTACAGTTTCAGAACCATCTTAAGGGGAGAGTTTGATGGATAAATTGAGATTTGATAAATTAAAATCTCTTGTAACAGCACTTGTCATATCGGCATGTATTTTAACGACGTCTGTTTCTTTTGCTTATTGGGTTAATGTCATTAATGGTGATCAAAATGTTGCAACCAATAATAACATTTCAATTCCTTCTTGGAACTATTTAATTGATGTTCCACCTGAAGGTGTACCAGAATATAACCCAAATGGTGTGTATCAAGAAGGTGACCTTGTTTGGTATACTGGTGTCATTTATGTTATTAGACATGGTGGTTATCATCAAACGACACCTCCTGGTCAACCTTATGGTGCATTTAAAGATATTTCAATGTTTTACTTACCTACAAATACATATGATTCTGGTGAAGTTGTTGCATATCAAGGTAACTTCTATCAAGTGACAAATGGTGGTATCGCAAACGATAGAGCACCAATTATCGGCAAAGGGTGGACAATTTTTAACTTTGCCATTCTAGAATATAATCCAACTTTTGAATACTCATTAAATCATTATGTATTTTATGATGATATTATCTACAAAGTTGTCAACGTTGGTGATGCAAAAGATGCAGCAAACCCTACAACATTAAAGGGTTGGGAACGTTATAACTTTGGTATAAGATCTTATGATAACTCAATTAAATACACAGTTAATGATGTTGTTGTTTATAATGGAAGTCTTTATTATGTAACAAATGCAACAAATGCAAGTGCAAACAATCCAGCAACACTCAATGGTTGGGATACATTTAATAAACCAATTTCTGAATACGTTTTAAATAAGAACTATCCGGAGGGTACACTAGTTAATTATCAAGGTTATATATATGAAGTAATGGATTTTTATTATAAATCTGCAAGTCCTGCTGGAAATATTAACTGGCAACGTAAAAATGTATATTTCCCTGAATATCAAGCAGGCTCTCAATACGATATCAATTCATATGTTAAATACAATGGGCAAGTTTACCGTGCAAAGTGGAATAATAATCAAAATCCATCGAATGCTGCTTGGGAAGTTGTTAATATTCAACCTTATAATCCAAATACAACATACACTCTAAATCAATTTGTAACATATAATGGTAAATATTACCAAGTTGTTAACGCTGATAATGCAAACATATCAGCTCCGGGTGAAATGTACAATGCTTGGAACTTAATCGATACGAATGATTATTCACCTACAAATGTATATACTTCAACAAATATTGTTTACCATAATGGCACATACTATAAACCTCAAAATGTAGCTAGAGCTAATCAGTATGAACCGGGTACACAACCTGATTCATGGGTTATGGTTGGTTCAGATCAATATGATCCATTCAAAACATATCAAGTTGGTAACTATGCAATCTACGAAGGTAGATACTATAAAGTCGTAAATGAAACAAATGCCAATATGTCAGCACCAGGTGAAATGTATAATGCTTGGAATGAAGTTGGTACTTATGAATATAATCCAACAAATGTTTATCTAGCAGGTGACTTTGTTTATTATGAAAATAATCTTTACAGAGTACAAGATGCAGCAAGAGCTAATCAGTTCGTACCTGGCACAGCATATAACGCATGGAATCAAATCAATACCAATGAATGGCGTTGGTTTAATGTTTATGTTGCGAATGACCATGTTGTTTATAATGCTCGTGTATTTAGAGTACAAAATGTAGCAAACGCGCAACAAACGATACCTGGTTCTATTCCAAATGCTTGGAATGAAGTTGGTACTTATGCTTATAAGACATTCAATGTGTATTCGCCTGGTAATATTATTGTTTATAAAAATATTGCCTATGAAGCAATCTTAGGTTCTCAAGGTATTGAGCCAGATGCACTAAATGGTGCAACTTATTGGAAACACTATATTCCTGCAAACCAACAATAATATAAAACCCTAGTTCAAGTCGAACTAGGGTTCTTTTATTTAAGTTAACTTTAATTAGATCCAATCACCATTAAAAATTGAATTCTTAACAACGACATAATCAACTTTTCTGATTGCTTCGATATCTTTACCACCGGCATAAGATATCGATGATTGTAAATCTTCTCTCATTTCCTTTAGGGTATCTTCAATCTTACCTTTATATGGTATTAAAATCTTTTTACCTTCAACATTGATTCTTTCACCCTTTTGATACTCAGATGCAGAACCAAAGTATTCTTTCATCTTTTCACCATTAATTTCAAGGGTTCTTCCTGGTGATTCTTCATGACCTGCAAATAAGAATCCAATCATGATCATCGATGCACCAAATCGAATGGATTTTGCAATATCACCATGGGTTCTAATACCACCATCAGCAATTAATGGTTTTCTAGCAGCTTTTGAACATCTTGATAGTGCAGCTAATTGCCAACCACCTGTACCAAAACCTGTTTTAACTTTTGTAATACATACTTTACCAGGTCCAACACCGATTTTAGTCGCATCTGCACCAGCATTTTCAAGCTCACGTACTGCTTCTGGTGTTGCAACATTACCAGCAATTAAGAAACTTTCTGGTAAATGTTCTTTTATAAAATGAATCATTTCAATGACAGTTTCCGCATGCCCATGCGCAACATCAATAGTAATATAATCAGGTATTAGGTTTAAACGTTTAAGTTCTAAAACAAAATCATACTCTTTTGGTTTAACACCTACAGAGATTGAAGTATATAATCCTTCTTTAATCATCTCTTGCATGAATGGAATACGTTTCTCCTCTTCAAAACGATGCATGATGTAAAAATATCCGTTACGAGCTAACCATTTTGCGAGATTTTCATCAATAATGGTTCCCATATTGGCAGGTACTACGGGTAATTTAAAAGTAACCTTTCCAAACTGAATCGATGTGTCACATTCACTTCTTGATTTCACGATACATTTAGAAGGAATTAACTGTATATCTTCATAATCAAATACTTGCATATCAACCTCTCCTTTACCTAACAACAAAATCATTATATCTTATGTAAGAAGAGATTACAAAGAAAAAGTAATGCTTATTTTTTGAATTCAAAAACTGCATAAATTTTTCGTTCTTTATTTAAAAATAAAACAACATATGAATCAGGAGTTTTTTGTGTCACTAATGTCATCTCATCAAACATGACAAAAGGAAGTTTGTGTTCTGCAAAAAGTCTATTAAATTCAAACTCAAGTGGAAGTTGATTTACTGCAAACTCTATATAAAAAGCATTGTTTAAATGTTGAAAATAATCTATATGAGATGGTTGAACTGTAATTTTTACTTCTTTTACAAATTCAAACTCACGATTCAAATCAATTTTTCTTCCAACAAAATTCATTTCGTATTTGTGATGTTCACCAATACCTTTTAATTGTTCTTCTGACATTCTATAAGGTTTTAATGTATCAAGATTTATAAAAGATCCTAAACTATACGATTCGATCAATGGCTTACCATATTCATCATATATAATTGTATTTCTGTAACCATAAAATGCATTAGTTTCCGTTGGAAACGAATGAATCTCTAATTGGTCTTTATATTTTGGCCATCTTTTAATTTCAACATATCTAAAATTAAGTACAATTGAATAATCTGCTTTTTCAGTAGCAAAATCTGTTTTAGTTACTTTTTCAATATCTTTCCCTTCAACATCTTGAATAAGATTAATTAAATCGCTTGGTCTGATTTTAAAGTTATATCCAATTTCAGATGTTTGAATCGTTCTTTTTTCTATTGTCATAATATCACCTATGTTTTCATTATAGTTAAAATATTTGATTTTCTCAAATAAAGGGTATTTAAGTTTTATCATTTTATGATACGATATTTATAGGCAAGGTGAATATAATGAATTTTTTACTTAAGTTAATTTTAAATCGTTTTATACTATCGATATTAATTATCTTTTTATTTGCACTTGATTTTAAGTTCTTAACAATCAGTCCTTTAAGATATTATTCTTTAAATCAACCAGAAGTTGCAGCAACTGAATATTATGAAGTTGAACTTGGAGCAGCTAAAATATATGTATACATTTCTTATGATGGTTCTAATATTCACTTAGTTCCAACGGATAATTTACCAGATGGTACAACAATAGAAAATCCAACAATGGTTGCATGGTACTACTATGGATTAGCACTTGCACTTGCGAATATTATCCCATGGAAATGGTTTACAAAATCGGATAAACCCAAAGATAAAAAGAAGAAAAAATAACTGAACATAACGTGTTCAGTTTTTCTTTATTAAAGCACTTTAATTTATTTTGATATTCAAATGGTTTATAATTAAGTTAAAGAGCAATAACTTTCAAATAAATCAAAAAGGGGAGGTTTATTATTTTGAAAAGTCTTTTGTCTACGCTTAAAAGTTTCGCAGAATCCCAATTAGGGCTTGTAGTTGTTATCGTGATGGCTGTGATCCAACTTTCATTGTTTAACGCATTACTTACAATGAATTTCACATTTAATGTCTCGGTATTAGGTGGTTGGTTATCAACACTTGTCGTTGGATTTGCAATTATTTGGGCACAATGGAAGGGTAAAGTACTTCTATCGCATTTACTTTTAGCATTATTATTTGCTGATGCTTTAAGAAATTTTGTAGTTGCATTAATTGGTTTGAACTTTGGTGCGGCATTTGATTTACAACTATTACTATCACTTGTATCATTCTTATATACAGGTTTAGTCGTACTTGCTGAATTAATGCTCGGTAAAACAACAGCTGCTAAAATTCAAAAGGAAGATTTATTACCTCTTGCGATTTTCGCTGCAGCAGTTTACTTTAGTGCAGGTTGGTCATTAGTCTTACTTTCATTAATTCCTGTTGTCATTGCACTTCTACTTGGTTCAAGAGTTGTTGCATTCTTATTTGCAGCAGCTACTGCACTTGGTTCAACCTTAGGTTATGTAAATGCAATCATGGTAGATGCTACTATGCTTTCAAATTACTTATTATTAGCTTTATTTATTGTAGCACTGATATTCTTAGTGATGCCTTTAATGAAAGCTATTCAAAACCAAGAAGCTTAATTATTTCAAAATAAAAAGAAACCACCTGTCAAAAGGTGGTTTTTTTAATCGATAAGTTCATATTTAACTTTTGGTAAGTCTTTGATAGATTTTGCTCCAATTATGATCATAATCTTCTTTAAATCGTTAACGAATTCTTCTACGCGTTTGATAGCTTCATCAAATTCTAAGAACGTTAAATCTAAAAAGCATCTAGAAAGTCCAACAGCTTTCGCACCAAGTATCAATGCCTTAATGACATCGAGTGGATTTCTTACACCACCTGATGCATAAATTGATACATCATCATCTTTTTCTAGTTTCATAAGAATTTCTGCAGTATCTAAATTAAATTCATTTAGATAATCATATGATTTACCACTTCTTGCTTCTTCAATCTTAAGAAAAGATGTGCCACCACTGCCAGCAACATCAATGTGTTTAATGCCTAATCTCTTAAGTTTTGAAATAGTTGATAAAGATAAACCCATACCAACTTCTTTAACAATTAAAGGTACATCAATAACATCTTTAATTTTTTTAATATTCTCAGTCCAATCAGAAAAATCTCTATCACCTTCTGGCATCACAAGTTCTTGAATCACATTTAAGTGTATAGAAAGTGCATTTGCAGAAATTAAGTTGATTGCTTCAAGTGCTTGTGAAACTGAAGCATTTGCATTTAAATTTGAAACAACAATACCTTGATGATTTTTTCTAATAATTTCAAATGAAGGTTTAGATGCTTCATCTTTGAAAATGATTGATTGACTACCAGTTACCATTGGTAAATTAAAGTGATTTGCTAGACGTGATAAAAATTCATTAATACGATGTCCATTTGCTGAACCACCTGTCATTGCATTAATATAAATTGGATAAGGCACTTTATATCCAAGGAACTCGGTATTTAATTCAATTTGATCCATGGATAAATCAGGAAGGTCTAATGCTTCTAATCTTATTTTATCGAATGCATTTTTCTTAACTTCCTGTTTTAAAGCAAGTTCAATATGTTCGTCTTTTCTATTTTTGCTCATTATACTCCCAAACATTTAATTCAAGTGGTGTTAAACCAGCTTTAAACCAAGCATCTTGAACTAATATTCTTTGATTTTTATTTTGTGCAATCGCGAATCCACAATCACCAAATCCTGCTCCAGATGTTTTTGCAGGTAAACCATAATCTGATGCAATTTGCATCATCTTTTTAAATGGGCTTGATTCTATGATAATACCACTTTTAGATTGTAAATCAAGTAATTGGTCTCGATACATTTCAAGCATATATTTAGTCGTGAAATAATCATTTCTTACTAGTGCTTCTTTAAACTGTGTAACAATGAGTTTAGTTTTGTTTAAGAATGTTGCATACCAAGGTGATTGATTAATTGTTTGCATCTTGCCAACCATCTGTGAAGTTGATTGAGATATTCCACTGTAACAAATTGCGAGTTCAAACGGTGGTTTAGGTAATCGAGTAATTTTTAAGAATGGCCAAGTTAAAGTCATAACCTCATCTAATTTCCCCTTATGATTCATCACCCAAATCAAATCATAACGTGTATAGTGTACCCACCCACCAAAGATTGATGCTGCAAGTTCTCCACCTGATGAAATATCATTAATTTCAATTTGAGCAAGTACTGCTAATTTAAATAAGTCTAATTTTTTTATTTTAACGTTGTGATAATCTAAAATACCTTTAATTACAGATACAACAACTGCACCTGATGAACCCAAACCATATTTTTGATTTTCTTCTGTTGTTAATTCAGATGATAAATTAATTGAATAGACTTTAGGTTCCACTTGTTTATAATTTAAATATAAATGAGCAACATAAACTGCAGCTTTTGCATGTGTTAATGTATCATATACAAATACTGGAAGTTTATCTGATAACATCCATTTAAAATGACCTAGTTCAGAAGAAAATTCATAAGTTTTTGATGCATCAACTGTGACATTAATAAACTTATCAACTGCAACTAAAACCGCTTCATTACCAGGTTTAAGTACAGAATATTCACCAATAATATATAGTTTTCCCGGTACTTTAAGAGAAATCATAAAAGATGCACTCCTTTACCTTCATAACAAACAACGACATGGCAAATCTTTTCATAATAACTTATAACGTCTTTGATATTTTCTTTTTTAACGATAATTTTCACATTTGGACCTGCATCCATGGTAGCATAAACTTTGTGTCCTTGACTACGTAACCATTTAGTCAAATCTAAAATTTCATGACTTGTTTCATTTAAATACTTCACACCAGTTTTAGAAATCAGTTCATGCATCAAAGTTGCATGAAGTTCAGCAGTTTTCCCCATTGCTTCAAAATCAACTTGATTAATTGCAAATACCATGTCATTTAGTAACATATTAGTTTTTGAAATCCAATCTGATTTTAATTCAGGAAATTCTTCTAATACATTCATTGCAGATCGTGAATCAATCTTTTTCTCTCTTTGATCGACCATACAAATTAACATAGCCATATCTGAAAAACCTTTGATAGGTTCAGCAAAACTTGTTATATGATCATAACCTTCATGCCAAATTGAAAATCCATCATAAATGGAACGAGCAGCTGAACCTGAACCAAATCTTGCAAGTGCAGATAGTGCTTTAGGTTCTAAGTGAATGTCATAACTTTCCGTTGCAGCAAGCGCAAGTGCTGCAAAAGCTGATGAGCTTGATGCAATACCAGCTTTTTTAGGTACATAATTGTAAGAAATAATTTCAGCAAAATAAGGGATATTGTATAGATGTCTTACCATATCCATAAAAGTTTTTACACGCTCAAGTTCAGGACCAGTAATAAATTTATCATCAATATAAAGATGATCTTC
Coding sequences within:
- the guaC gene encoding GMP reductase, giving the protein MQVFDYEDIQLIPSKCIVKSRSECDTSIQFGKVTFKLPVVPANMGTIIDENLAKWLARNGYFYIMHRFEEEKRIPFMQEMIKEGLYTSISVGVKPKEYDFVLELKRLNLIPDYITIDVAHGHAETVIEMIHFIKEHLPESFLIAGNVATPEAVRELENAGADATKIGVGPGKVCITKVKTGFGTGGWQLAALSRCSKAARKPLIADGGIRTHGDIAKSIRFGASMIMIGFLFAGHEESPGRTLEINGEKMKEYFGSASEYQKGERINVEGKKILIPYKGKIEDTLKEMREDLQSSISYAGGKDIEAIRKVDYVVVKNSIFNGDWI
- a CDS encoding acyl-[acyl-carrier-protein] thioesterase; translated protein: MTIEKRTIQTSEIGYNFKIRPSDLINLIQDVEGKDIEKVTKTDFATEKADYSIVLNFRYVEIKRWPKYKDQLEIHSFPTETNAFYGYRNTIIYDEYGKPLIESYSLGSFINLDTLKPYRMSEEQLKGIGEHHKYEMNFVGRKIDLNREFEFVKEVKITVQPSHIDYFQHLNNAFYIEFAVNQLPLEFEFNRLFAEHKLPFVMFDEMTLVTQKTPDSYVVLFLNKERKIYAVFEFKK
- the fni gene encoding type 2 isopentenyl-diphosphate Delta-isomerase; translated protein: MSKNRKDEHIELALKQEVKKNAFDKIRLEALDLPDLSMDQIELNTEFLGYKVPYPIYINAMTGGSANGHRINEFLSRLANHFNLPMVTGSQSIIFKDEASKPSFEIIRKNHQGIVVSNLNANASVSQALEAINLISANALSIHLNVIQELVMPEGDRDFSDWTENIKKIKDVIDVPLIVKEVGMGLSLSTISKLKRLGIKHIDVAGSGGTSFLKIEEARSGKSYDYLNEFNLDTAEILMKLEKDDDVSIYASGGVRNPLDVIKALILGAKAVGLSRCFLDLTFLEFDEAIKRVEEFVNDLKKIMIIIGAKSIKDLPKVKYELID
- a CDS encoding phosphomevalonate kinase, whose product is MISLKVPGKLYIIGEYSVLKPGNEAVLVAVDKFINVTVDASKTYEFSSELGHFKWMLSDKLPVFVYDTLTHAKAAVYVAHLYLNYKQVEPKVYSINLSSELTTEENQKYGLGSSGAVVVSVIKGILDYHNVKIKKLDLFKLAVLAQIEINDISSGGELAASIFGGWVHYTRYDLIWVMNHKGKLDEVMTLTWPFLKITRLPKPPFELAICYSGISQSTSQMVGKMQTINQSPWYATFLNKTKLIVTQFKEALVRNDYFTTKYMLEMYRDQLLDLQSKSGIIIESSPFKKMMQIASDYGLPAKTSGAGFGDCGFAIAQNKNQRILVQDAWFKAGLTPLELNVWEYNEQK
- the mvaD gene encoding diphosphomevalonate decarboxylase, yielding MKKTAKAHVNIALIKYWGKKDKKWNLPLTSSLSFTVDKFYTKTSVEYKPLLTEDHLYIDDKFITGPELERVKTFMDMVRHLYNIPYFAEIISYNYVPKKAGIASSSSAFAALALAATESYDIHLEPKALSALARFGSGSAARSIYDGFSIWHEGYDHITSFAEPIKGFSDMAMLICMVDQREKKIDSRSAMNVLEEFPELKSDWISKTNMLLNDMVFAINQVDFEAMGKTAELHATLMHELISKTGVKYLNETSHEILDLTKWLRSQGHKVYATMDAGPNVKIIVKKENIKDVISYYEKICHVVVCYEGKGVHLL